In one Sphingobium sp. MI1205 genomic region, the following are encoded:
- the purH gene encoding bifunctional phosphoribosylaminoimidazolecarboxamide formyltransferase/IMP cyclohydrolase: MTDVSIKRALLSVSDKSGLIELGQALGRHGVELVSTGGTAKALREAGLEVKDISDLTGFPEMMDGRVKTLHPKVHGGLLAVRDNPEHVASMQEHAIGAIDLVVVNLYPFAATVAKGAEREEIIENIDIGGPSMVRSAAKNHESVAIVTDPADYARLIAEMAEKGGATSYDFRRMLAAKAYAATAAYDSMIASWFAFADQGVQFPESLSVSSKLGSTLRYGENPHQSAALYLPVGPSANGIAQARQVQGKELSYNNYNDADAALELVSEFRDGPPTVVIVKHANPCGVATGDTLIEAYEAALACDSVSAFGGIIAVNRPLDGPTADAISGIFTEVVAAPDADDAAKAIFAKKKNLRLLLTGDLPDPARDGLQIKSIAGGLLVQGRDNGRVTGDQLKVVTKRAPSDQELTDCLFAWTVAKHVKSNAIVYAKGGSTAGIGAGQMNRLESARIAAWKARDAAEKAGWSEARTIGSAVASDAFFPFADGLLAAVEAGATAVIQPGGSIRDEEVIAAADEAGLAMVFTGMRHFRH; the protein is encoded by the coding sequence ATGACCGACGTCTCCATCAAGCGCGCCCTTCTTTCCGTGTCGGACAAATCCGGCCTTATCGAACTGGGGCAGGCGCTGGGCCGGCATGGCGTCGAGCTGGTATCGACCGGCGGGACTGCCAAGGCGCTGCGGGAAGCGGGTCTGGAGGTCAAGGATATTTCCGACCTCACCGGATTTCCCGAGATGATGGACGGCCGCGTCAAGACACTTCACCCGAAGGTTCATGGCGGGCTGCTGGCCGTGCGGGATAATCCAGAGCATGTCGCTTCCATGCAGGAGCATGCGATCGGCGCGATCGACCTTGTCGTCGTCAACCTCTATCCCTTCGCCGCGACGGTCGCCAAGGGCGCGGAGCGCGAGGAGATCATCGAGAATATCGATATCGGCGGGCCGTCCATGGTCCGTTCGGCCGCAAAAAATCATGAAAGCGTCGCGATCGTCACCGACCCGGCCGACTATGCCCGCCTGATCGCGGAAATGGCGGAAAAGGGCGGCGCGACCAGCTATGATTTCCGCCGCATGCTGGCGGCCAAGGCCTATGCCGCCACCGCCGCCTATGATTCGATGATCGCCAGCTGGTTCGCCTTCGCCGATCAGGGCGTGCAGTTCCCGGAAAGCCTGTCGGTTTCCAGCAAGCTGGGATCGACACTGCGCTACGGCGAGAATCCGCACCAGTCGGCGGCGCTCTACTTGCCCGTTGGCCCTTCTGCCAACGGCATCGCACAGGCGCGTCAGGTGCAGGGCAAGGAACTGAGCTACAACAACTACAACGATGCCGACGCCGCGCTGGAGCTGGTCAGCGAATTCCGCGACGGCCCGCCGACCGTGGTGATCGTGAAGCACGCCAATCCCTGCGGTGTGGCGACCGGCGACACGCTGATCGAAGCCTATGAAGCCGCGCTTGCATGCGACAGCGTGTCGGCGTTCGGCGGCATCATCGCGGTCAACCGCCCGCTGGACGGGCCGACCGCCGACGCCATCAGCGGCATCTTCACCGAAGTCGTCGCCGCGCCCGACGCCGATGACGCGGCCAAGGCGATCTTTGCCAAAAAGAAGAACCTGCGCCTGCTGCTGACCGGCGATCTGCCTGACCCGGCCCGCGACGGTTTGCAGATCAAGAGCATTGCGGGCGGCTTGCTGGTGCAGGGCCGCGACAATGGCCGCGTGACGGGCGATCAGTTGAAGGTGGTGACCAAGCGTGCGCCGAGCGACCAGGAATTGACCGACTGCCTGTTCGCCTGGACCGTCGCCAAGCATGTGAAATCCAATGCCATCGTCTATGCCAAGGGCGGCAGCACTGCCGGCATCGGCGCGGGGCAGATGAACCGCCTGGAATCCGCGCGCATCGCTGCGTGGAAGGCCAGGGATGCCGCCGAGAAGGCGGGCTGGAGCGAAGCGCGCACCATCGGGTCTGCGGTTGCATCCGACGCCTTCTTCCCCTTCGCCGACGGGCTGCTGGCCGCAGTGGAGGCAGGCGCCACGGCGGTGATCCAGCCGGGCGGTTCCATCCGCGATGAAGAGGTCATCGCCGCGGCGGATGAAGCAGGCCTTGCCATGGTATTCACCGGAATGCGCCACTTCCGCCACTGA
- a CDS encoding heparinase II/III family protein codes for MSDRRRIPRPSIPDSAGSEPADDEIEQGKRLIRVADDKGLSLAERIANRFYLMSWKTPIHGRRLKGKYPLKLLAVPDDEIPGDPKAGQAIRAGYFLFRGLKQPVGTLSFERMTMIPAFADYLHSFAWLRDLACAATREQGAPIAEAVLRKWLEVHSDTPSEPAWRADNAGWRLLFWSAHAPFILSSSDLVYRSLVLNCIARTARHLDRGADKAPLGLPRLVAWGGIVAASMLLPGGAARKIFGEAGLKRAIENAVHGDGGIVSRSPLDQLDAIMLLAMVRAVYDVRREQVPPFITEALGRMVPALLGLSHGDGGLGSWQGAGAIDPATIEAVVRASRVRARPLRQASDWGYQRLVAGSTIVQVDAAPPPVARLADAGCASTTAIEISDGPQRLIVNCGGAALSGAWMPDGLAQALRTTAAHSTLVLDDSNSTALLPDGTLGRGVTEVELHRQEQESGSRIEISHDGYVRRLGYVHRRLLLVSGDGKEIRGEDMLTPASRRRKPVKLPAQLRFHLAPGVEPTATADGMGALLRIEMGAIWQFRANMGKLAIEESLWVDSEGRPHESRQLVISAEALPGGSTVGWLFKRMG; via the coding sequence GTGAGCGACAGGAGGCGCATCCCTCGCCCCTCGATCCCCGATTCGGCCGGATCAGAACCCGCCGACGATGAAATCGAGCAGGGCAAGCGGCTCATCCGCGTGGCGGATGACAAGGGCCTGTCGCTGGCGGAACGGATCGCCAACCGCTTTTACCTGATGAGCTGGAAGACGCCGATCCATGGGCGGCGGCTCAAGGGCAAATATCCGCTGAAGCTGCTGGCCGTGCCGGATGATGAGATCCCCGGCGATCCCAAGGCCGGGCAGGCGATCCGGGCCGGTTACTTCCTCTTTCGCGGGCTGAAACAGCCGGTCGGGACGCTGAGTTTCGAGCGGATGACGATGATCCCCGCCTTCGCGGATTACCTGCATAGCTTCGCCTGGCTACGGGATCTGGCTTGCGCGGCGACGCGCGAGCAAGGGGCGCCGATCGCCGAGGCGGTGCTGCGCAAATGGCTGGAGGTGCATTCCGACACGCCGAGCGAGCCTGCCTGGCGGGCCGACAATGCGGGCTGGCGGCTGCTCTTCTGGTCGGCCCACGCGCCCTTCATCCTGTCTTCGAGCGATCTCGTCTATCGATCGCTGGTGCTCAACTGCATCGCGCGCACCGCACGCCACCTTGATCGCGGGGCGGACAAGGCGCCGCTTGGCCTGCCGCGCCTGGTCGCATGGGGCGGGATCGTTGCAGCGTCGATGCTGTTGCCGGGCGGCGCTGCACGCAAGATTTTCGGCGAAGCTGGCCTGAAGCGCGCGATCGAGAACGCGGTTCATGGCGATGGCGGCATCGTGTCGCGATCGCCGCTGGACCAGCTGGACGCCATCATGCTGCTCGCCATGGTGCGCGCGGTTTATGATGTGCGCCGCGAACAGGTGCCCCCTTTCATCACGGAAGCGCTGGGCCGGATGGTTCCGGCGTTGCTGGGGCTTTCGCACGGCGATGGCGGGCTTGGCAGCTGGCAGGGTGCTGGCGCCATTGATCCCGCCACCATCGAAGCGGTCGTCCGCGCCAGCCGGGTCCGCGCTCGCCCGCTACGGCAAGCGAGCGACTGGGGCTATCAGCGGCTGGTCGCCGGATCGACCATCGTTCAGGTCGATGCCGCCCCCCCGCCTGTGGCGAGGCTGGCTGATGCCGGATGCGCCTCCACCACCGCGATCGAGATCAGCGACGGGCCGCAGCGGCTGATCGTCAATTGCGGCGGCGCAGCGCTGAGCGGCGCATGGATGCCCGACGGACTGGCGCAGGCGCTGCGTACTACCGCAGCGCACAGCACATTGGTGCTGGACGACAGCAACTCCACGGCCCTGCTGCCGGACGGCACATTGGGACGGGGCGTGACCGAGGTTGAGCTGCACCGGCAGGAGCAGGAAAGCGGCAGCCGCATAGAAATCAGCCATGACGGCTATGTCCGGCGCTTGGGCTATGTCCACCGCCGACTGTTGCTGGTCAGCGGCGATGGCAAGGAAATCCGGGGCGAGGACATGCTGACGCCTGCGTCACGCCGCCGCAAGCCGGTCAAGCTACCCGCGCAGCTGCGTTTCCACCTGGCGCCCGGCGTCGAGCCTACCGCCACCGCCGACGGCATGGGCGCGCTGCTGCGCATCGAGATGGGCGCGATATGGCAGTTCCGCGCCAATATGGGGAAGCTGGCGATCGAGGAAAGCCTTTGGGTGGATAGCGAAGGGCGGCCCCATGAAAGCCGACAGCTCGTCATCTCCGCGGAGGCGTTGCCCGGCGGTTCGACGGTCGGTTGGCTGTTCAAGCGGATGGGATAG
- a CDS encoding UrcA family protein, with protein MTRKTMVALAAAMTFALPASALALSNDMDVIVDGRSGTETRSITVSVADLNLASTRGARLADSRINRAAKEVCGWMNGSIQQPTREFRNCYGAALDGARGDLDALVQAQRQG; from the coding sequence ATGACCAGAAAGACGATGGTGGCGCTCGCCGCCGCGATGACCTTCGCCCTACCCGCCTCGGCATTGGCGCTCAGCAACGACATGGATGTGATCGTCGATGGCCGTTCGGGCACCGAGACGCGCAGCATCACCGTGTCGGTGGCCGATCTCAACCTGGCCAGCACCCGTGGAGCACGCCTTGCCGATTCGCGCATCAACCGCGCCGCCAAGGAAGTGTGCGGTTGGATGAACGGTTCAATCCAGCAGCCGACCCGCGAATTCCGCAACTGCTACGGCGCTGCGCTCGACGGTGCGCGCGGCGACCTTGACGCACTTGTGCAGGCACAACGCCAGGGCTGA
- a CDS encoding GtrA family protein → MASFSIGSLAGAITARFTFIRYLLASLCALSGDMLLFLALLRMDVPPAAAAAVGYVGGLLLHWMISIRFVFTSARRPTHGQRLGFAVSAAVGLGITTGLVSALGVAGLAPALAKLLAIPVSFLTVYAIRKYGVFAVA, encoded by the coding sequence ATGGCATCTTTCAGCATCGGCAGTCTGGCTGGCGCGATCACCGCGCGCTTCACTTTCATACGCTACCTGCTGGCAAGCCTGTGTGCCTTGTCGGGCGACATGCTGCTGTTCCTGGCCCTGCTGAGGATGGATGTGCCGCCTGCTGCTGCTGCTGCTGTCGGCTATGTCGGCGGGCTTTTGCTGCACTGGATGATCAGCATACGCTTCGTCTTCACTTCGGCCCGGCGGCCCACGCATGGGCAGCGGCTGGGCTTTGCGGTGAGCGCCGCGGTTGGTCTGGGCATCACTACCGGGCTGGTCAGCGCGCTCGGCGTTGCGGGACTTGCGCCAGCGCTTGCCAAGCTCCTTGCCATTCCGGTGAGCTTCCTGACGGTCTATGCGATCCGGAAATATGGCGTCTTCGCCGTTGCCTGA
- a CDS encoding NAD(P)/FAD-dependent oxidoreductase, whose translation MPDIDENVDVAIIGAGPAGLTAAYLLTKKGFSVTVIEKDPIYVGGISRTVELNGFRFDIGGHRFFSKSKEVVDLWNEILPDDFIQRPRMSRIYYEGKFYSYPLRAFEALWNLGVWRSTLCMASFAKARLMPNRNVRSFQDWTVNAFGHKLFSIFFKTYTEKVWGMPCDEMSADWAAQRIKGLSLWGAVKDGLKRSLGLNKRPNDGMETKTLLESFRYPRLGPGMMWEAARDSVVAGGNKVLMAHSLKQIARDDTTGQWQMVAQGPDGDVLLKAAHVISSAPMRELAGRIHPLPATLGSAMELKYRDFLTVALMIRSDDLFPDNWIYIHDSKVQVGRIQNFRSWSPEMVPDPSLACVGLEYFCFEGDGLWSASDDELIALAKREMAILGLCDPNDVVGGAVVRQEKAYPVYDDEYAANVLAMRSELEQLYPSLHLVGRNGMHRYNNQDHAMMTAMLTVRNIEAGQRLFDIWAVNEDAEYHEAGEEGEEAMGQKAALGSLRLVPSRLKAA comes from the coding sequence ATGCCGGATATCGACGAGAATGTGGACGTCGCCATCATCGGCGCAGGTCCGGCGGGGCTGACTGCTGCCTATCTTCTCACGAAGAAGGGCTTTTCGGTCACCGTCATCGAAAAGGATCCCATCTATGTCGGCGGCATCAGCCGCACAGTCGAACTGAACGGCTTCCGCTTCGACATTGGCGGGCACCGGTTCTTTTCCAAATCGAAAGAGGTGGTCGATCTCTGGAACGAGATCCTGCCCGACGATTTCATCCAGCGGCCGCGCATGAGCCGTATCTATTATGAAGGCAAATTCTACAGCTATCCGCTGCGCGCGTTCGAGGCGCTGTGGAACCTGGGCGTGTGGCGTTCGACGCTTTGCATGGCGAGTTTCGCAAAAGCCCGGCTGATGCCCAATCGCAACGTCCGCTCCTTCCAGGATTGGACGGTGAACGCCTTCGGGCACAAGCTATTCTCCATTTTCTTCAAGACCTACACCGAAAAGGTGTGGGGCATGCCCTGCGATGAGATGTCCGCCGACTGGGCCGCCCAGCGGATCAAGGGTCTGTCGCTCTGGGGCGCGGTGAAGGATGGATTGAAACGGTCGCTGGGCCTTAACAAGCGGCCCAATGACGGCATGGAAACGAAGACGCTGCTGGAAAGCTTCCGCTATCCACGCCTAGGCCCCGGCATGATGTGGGAAGCCGCGCGCGATTCGGTGGTGGCAGGCGGCAACAAGGTGCTGATGGCGCACAGCCTGAAGCAGATTGCACGCGACGACACGACCGGCCAGTGGCAGATGGTTGCCCAAGGCCCGGACGGCGACGTGCTGCTGAAGGCCGCGCATGTCATCAGTTCCGCCCCCATGCGCGAACTGGCAGGCCGCATCCATCCCCTGCCCGCGACACTGGGCAGCGCGATGGAGCTAAAATATCGCGACTTCCTGACCGTGGCGCTGATGATCCGGTCCGACGACCTGTTTCCCGACAACTGGATCTACATCCATGATTCAAAGGTGCAGGTCGGCCGCATCCAGAATTTCCGCAGCTGGTCCCCGGAAATGGTGCCCGATCCGTCGCTTGCCTGCGTGGGCCTTGAATATTTCTGCTTCGAAGGCGACGGCCTCTGGTCGGCCAGCGATGATGAATTGATCGCGCTTGCCAAGCGCGAGATGGCCATATTGGGCCTTTGCGATCCCAATGACGTTGTTGGTGGCGCCGTGGTTCGTCAGGAAAAGGCCTATCCCGTCTATGACGACGAATATGCCGCCAATGTGCTGGCGATGCGGAGCGAGTTGGAACAGCTTTATCCCAGCCTGCATCTGGTCGGCCGCAACGGCATGCATCGCTACAATAATCAGGATCATGCAATGATGACGGCGATGCTGACGGTGCGCAACATCGAAGCAGGCCAGCGCCTGTTCGACATATGGGCTGTCAATGAAGACGCCGAATATCATGAGGCGGGCGAAGAGGGCGAGGAAGCCATGGGCCAGAAGGCTGCGCTCGGCAGCCTGCGCCTGGTGCCCAGCCGTCTGAAGGCCGCGTAA
- a CDS encoding ABC transporter permease: MSEVLRAALVIARRDFSAVIFSKTFILFLLGPLFPVVIGMAFGGLGEKITREGLRPTVGMSMSAPDAARMERAHRALATRIGAENLPNLQRTPTGDPRALLARRDARFMAIVSGSVEKPILTGKASDLAMLEGDVSLLASAAVAGEKLPHVQVEKQLVSASAGAEAQSRLLTGRAAQILIFLLTMLLAGMVLSNLVEEKTNKVIEILAAAVPIDSVFLGKLLAMLAMSFVGICFWGSAIVAGVELLAGPDIAPPTPAVGWPMFLLLGAVYFTMAYALLGSLFLGIGAQAATVREVQTLNMPVTMAQMGIFFFATYAVDHMGSAPEVAAIIFPFSSPFAMIARAAQDAAIWPHLLAIGWQGIWVAVIIRLGVWLFRRHVLKSGQPSLRRLFRRRSAVVK; this comes from the coding sequence ATGAGCGAGGTTCTGCGCGCCGCCCTGGTCATTGCCCGGCGGGATTTTTCCGCCGTCATCTTTTCAAAGACTTTCATCCTCTTCTTGTTGGGGCCGCTGTTTCCCGTCGTCATCGGCATGGCGTTCGGCGGCCTGGGGGAAAAAATCACGCGGGAAGGCCTGCGCCCCACGGTCGGCATGTCCATGTCCGCGCCGGACGCCGCCCGGATGGAGCGGGCGCATCGCGCGCTTGCTACCCGCATCGGCGCGGAAAATCTCCCGAATCTCCAGCGCACGCCGACGGGCGATCCGCGCGCATTGCTGGCGCGCCGCGACGCACGGTTCATGGCGATCGTCTCTGGCAGCGTGGAAAAGCCGATACTGACCGGCAAGGCGAGCGATCTCGCCATGCTGGAGGGTGATGTCAGCCTGCTTGCGAGCGCCGCCGTCGCTGGCGAGAAACTCCCCCATGTGCAGGTTGAAAAACAACTTGTCTCCGCCAGCGCGGGGGCGGAGGCGCAGTCGCGCCTGCTGACCGGCCGAGCGGCGCAAATACTGATTTTCCTCCTCACCATGCTGTTGGCGGGGATGGTCCTGTCGAACCTGGTGGAAGAAAAGACCAACAAGGTCATCGAAATCCTGGCCGCTGCGGTGCCGATCGACTCCGTATTTCTGGGCAAGCTGCTGGCCATGTTGGCGATGAGCTTCGTCGGCATCTGTTTCTGGGGAAGCGCGATCGTCGCGGGCGTCGAGCTGCTGGCCGGGCCGGATATCGCGCCGCCGACCCCTGCGGTTGGCTGGCCAATGTTTCTTTTGCTGGGCGCGGTCTATTTCACCATGGCCTATGCGCTGCTCGGGTCCCTGTTCCTGGGCATTGGGGCACAGGCAGCGACGGTGCGCGAAGTGCAGACGCTCAACATGCCCGTCACCATGGCGCAGATGGGCATATTTTTCTTCGCGACCTATGCCGTCGATCATATGGGGTCCGCGCCCGAAGTGGCTGCGATCATCTTTCCCTTCTCCTCGCCCTTCGCCATGATCGCGCGGGCGGCGCAGGACGCGGCGATCTGGCCGCACCTGCTCGCGATCGGCTGGCAGGGGATCTGGGTCGCGGTCATCATCCGCCTCGGCGTATGGCTGTTTCGTCGTCATGTGCTGAAGTCCGGGCAGCCCAGTCTCCGCAGGCTGTTCAGGCGGCGCTCAGCCGTAGTAAAATAA
- the queG gene encoding tRNA epoxyqueuosine(34) reductase QueG, protein MPTQTETLEQRLKEQAQRLGFAACAIARADAAPEAGQRLRQWLDKGRHGEMLWMEERAEQRASPKGLWPDVRSVIMLGMSYAPGRDPLALADVGDRGRISVYAQGRDYHDVVKKGLKSLARWLVEQQQSALKVFVDTAPVMEKPLAAAAGLGWQGKHSNLVSRAHGSWLFLGAIYSEIALEPDAPEVDHCGSCAACQAACPTDAFPAPYVVDARRCISYLTIEHKGPIPEEFRVGIGNRIYGCDDCLAVCPWNKFADAAAANKAFIGRAELAAPELGDLLAMDDAGFREIFSGSPIKRIGRNRMVRNAAIAAGNSGSPRLIARLQPLLADDDPVVAEAAAWAIGRLSEPGAISRGN, encoded by the coding sequence ATGCCAACGCAAACCGAAACCTTGGAACAACGCCTGAAGGAGCAGGCGCAGCGGCTGGGCTTTGCCGCCTGCGCCATCGCGCGCGCCGACGCGGCGCCAGAGGCGGGACAAAGGCTGCGGCAGTGGCTGGACAAAGGCCGCCATGGGGAAATGCTGTGGATGGAGGAGCGGGCCGAACAGCGCGCTTCGCCCAAGGGCCTGTGGCCCGATGTGCGCAGCGTCATCATGCTGGGAATGAGCTATGCGCCCGGCCGCGATCCGCTGGCGCTGGCCGATGTGGGCGACCGGGGGCGGATTTCGGTTTATGCCCAGGGGCGCGACTATCATGACGTCGTCAAGAAAGGCCTGAAGAGCCTGGCGCGCTGGCTGGTGGAGCAGCAGCAAAGCGCGCTCAAGGTTTTCGTCGATACAGCGCCGGTGATGGAAAAGCCGCTTGCCGCGGCGGCGGGTTTGGGGTGGCAGGGCAAGCATAGCAACCTTGTCAGCCGCGCTCATGGCAGTTGGCTGTTTCTGGGGGCCATCTACAGCGAGATCGCGCTGGAGCCGGACGCGCCGGAAGTGGACCATTGCGGCAGTTGCGCCGCTTGCCAGGCGGCCTGCCCCACCGATGCCTTTCCCGCGCCCTATGTGGTCGATGCGCGACGGTGCATTTCCTACCTCACCATCGAGCATAAGGGACCGATACCGGAGGAGTTCCGGGTCGGAATCGGCAACCGCATCTATGGTTGCGACGACTGCCTGGCGGTATGCCCCTGGAACAAGTTTGCCGATGCGGCAGCAGCCAACAAGGCTTTCATCGGGCGGGCGGAGCTGGCTGCGCCGGAACTGGGCGACCTGCTCGCAATGGATGATGCGGGCTTTCGAGAGATTTTCTCGGGCTCTCCGATCAAGCGGATCGGGCGGAACCGGATGGTGCGCAACGCGGCCATCGCCGCCGGGAATAGTGGTAGCCCGAGGCTGATCGCGCGGTTGCAGCCGTTGCTGGCCGACGACGACCCGGTTGTAGCGGAAGCAGCGGCCTGGGCGATCGGGCGGTTGTCGGAACCGGGTGCTATTTCGCGTGGAAATTAG
- the msrB gene encoding peptide-methionine (R)-S-oxide reductase MsrB — MTRRHLLLNGAICGVAALAFWRLGVEDAEAAYPVALTDAQWRSRLSPLAYQVLRKHATERPFTSPLNKEHRAGTFQCAGCAHPLFASKTKFDSGTGWPSFWAPLPRAVGTSRDFALGYPRTEVHCARCGGHLGHVFDDGPRPTGKRYCMNGAALSFAAT; from the coding sequence ATGACCCGGCGGCATCTTCTTCTGAACGGCGCCATTTGCGGTGTGGCGGCGCTGGCCTTCTGGCGGCTGGGCGTGGAAGATGCCGAGGCTGCCTATCCTGTCGCCCTCACCGACGCCCAGTGGCGCAGTCGGCTCAGCCCACTCGCCTATCAGGTGCTGCGGAAACATGCGACGGAACGGCCCTTTACCAGTCCGCTGAACAAGGAACATCGCGCAGGCACTTTCCAATGCGCGGGCTGTGCGCATCCTCTGTTCGCATCAAAGACAAAATTCGATAGCGGCACCGGATGGCCCAGCTTCTGGGCGCCTCTGCCACGCGCCGTTGGAACGTCGCGCGACTTTGCCCTGGGCTATCCCAGGACGGAGGTGCATTGCGCCCGCTGTGGCGGTCATCTCGGCCATGTGTTCGACGATGGCCCTCGGCCGACTGGCAAGCGCTATTGCATGAACGGCGCGGCGCTCAGTTTTGCTGCAACCTGA
- a CDS encoding ABC transporter ATP-binding protein — protein MIGNAPAPSPTYAVEGHGLVKTFGNFRAVDGIDLAVPAGSIYGILGPNGAGKTTLLRTLLGIIDPDEGHRSLLGDDVPLRQARIVGYLPEERGLYPSMKAAEAIAFMGALRGLPLKIGRERARTMLIEHGMGASVDKPIRQLSKGMAQTVQLFGTIIHEPRLIVLDEPFSGLDAINQGKLELLIRDQARRGVTVLFSTHVIAHAERLCERIAIVAGGRIRFEGSVSEARDQLRPKVRLRTRASDGGWRRALPPETLAADGAWHFDLPDEGIEPLLRALLDGHAGIESLSIERPGLHDAFVAIAGDAAARQMQDVEGEGAA, from the coding sequence ATGATCGGTAATGCTCCGGCTCCTTCCCCGACCTATGCCGTCGAAGGCCATGGTCTTGTCAAGACATTCGGCAATTTCCGGGCGGTCGATGGTATCGATCTCGCGGTGCCTGCCGGGTCGATCTATGGCATTCTGGGCCCCAATGGCGCGGGCAAGACCACCTTGCTCCGCACGCTGCTCGGCATCATCGACCCTGATGAGGGGCATCGCAGCTTGCTGGGCGACGACGTTCCGCTGCGCCAGGCGCGCATCGTCGGCTATCTGCCCGAGGAGCGTGGCCTTTATCCCTCGATGAAAGCGGCCGAAGCCATCGCATTCATGGGCGCACTGCGCGGCCTGCCGCTGAAAATCGGGCGGGAACGCGCCCGGACGATGCTGATCGAGCATGGCATGGGCGCGTCCGTCGATAAACCGATCCGCCAGCTGTCGAAGGGCATGGCGCAAACGGTGCAATTGTTCGGGACGATCATCCATGAACCCCGTTTGATCGTATTGGACGAACCATTTTCGGGCCTGGACGCCATCAATCAGGGCAAGCTGGAACTGTTGATCCGCGATCAGGCGCGGCGGGGCGTCACCGTCCTGTTTTCCACCCATGTCATCGCGCATGCCGAACGCCTGTGCGAGCGCATCGCCATCGTCGCGGGCGGCCGTATCCGTTTCGAAGGATCGGTAAGCGAGGCGCGCGATCAGTTGCGTCCGAAGGTCAGGCTGCGCACGCGGGCGAGCGATGGAGGGTGGCGTCGCGCTCTGCCGCCCGAAACATTGGCCGCCGATGGAGCTTGGCATTTCGACCTGCCTGATGAAGGCATAGAACCGCTGCTTCGCGCCTTGCTGGATGGCCATGCAGGTATTGAAAGCCTGTCGATCGAGCGGCCCGGATTGCACGACGCCTTCGTCGCCATCGCAGGCGATGCCGCCGCCCGGCAGATGCAGGATGTGGAAGGGGAGGGCGCTGCATGA